The region TTTTGCTATGTGGGCTACACTGCACGGGTGACCTTTCAAATTAACCCCTAGATTTTTATATCTATCCTAAAGAATGCTCAATCCTTCATAGTGGCCTTTTATCTCGGGGATAAGAGATATTGATGCAACTTGGCACTGATTCCCGTCAGGGCTGGTGCTATTCATAGATAAGATTAAATTTGATTAGTCTTGCCCATAGATGTAGGCGGGGTTTATGTTGCAATCGTTTGCAGATACGGTGTGGCTCATTCCCTTTTACTCCCTCGCGGGAATGGTGTTGTCCTTGATTTGGTCACCGGGGATTACACGGAAAACGGGGCCACGGCCAGCGGGCTATTTGAATATCTTGCTCACGTTTTTTTCCTTTGTGCATGCACTGTTGGCAACGGTGGCGATCGCCAACCAACCACCACAGTATTTGCACTGGACGTGGCTTGATGTGGCGGGTCTGCACCTTGACATTCCCGTTGAAATTTCGATTTTGACGACTACCGCCCTGATGCTAATCACAGCCTTGAACCTTATGGCTCAGGTGTTTGCGGTGGGCTACATGGAGATGGATTGGGGCTGGGCCCGCTTCTTTGCCCTGCTAGCTCTTTTTGAAGGTGGTATGGGAGCGCTGGTGCTCCTCGATTCTCTCTTTTTCAACTATGTGGTTTTGGAAATTTTGACCCTTGCCACCTATTTGCTGATTGGACTGTGGTTTAACCAACCCTTGGTGGTGACCGGTGCCCGCGATGCCTTTCTAACGAAACGGGTGGGAGACTTGGTACTCCTGATGGGGGTGTTGGCGATTTATCCTCTGGCTGGTTCCTGGAACTACGACGATTTGGCGGCTTGGGCAGCAACGGCTCAAGTAAACTCCACCCTCATTACCCTGATTTGTTTGGCGCTGATTGCAGGACCGATGGGGAAATGTGCCCAGTTTCCGCTACACCTGTGGTTGGATGAGGCGATGGAAGGGCCAATTCCGGCCTCGATTTTGCGGAATGCAGTGGTTGTGGCCACGGGGGCATGGGTGCTAGTGAAGCTGACGCCAGTGCTGAGCCTTTCCCCGGTTGCTCTAACCGCTTTGTTGGTGATTGGTAGCGTCACGGCCTTGGGGGGAACCCTGATTGCCATTGCCCAAGTGGACATTAAACGCGCCCTCTCCTATTTGGTGAGTGCCTACATGGGGTGGGTGTTTATTGCTGTTGGCCTCAAGGAGCCGGGCTTAGCTTTTGTCTTTATCCTCACCTATAGCCTGGCCATGGCAGTGCTAATGATGAGCATCGGCAGCATTATCTGGAATAGTGTTACCCAAGATCTGCGCTTGCTGGGTGGGCTGTGGTCCCGGCGCCCCATTTCGGGGATCTCCTTTCTCGTGGGTTCCGCAGGGCTGCTGGCGGTTCCACCCTTGGCCAGTTTTTTCCCCCAGGCAGAATTGCTGGATACGGCCTTTGCCCAACTGCCTTGGGTAGGGGGGGTGCTTCTGTTGATGAATACTTTTGCGGCTTTTAGTCTTGGGCGCACATTTTGCCTAGTTTGGGGCGGTGAGGTCAAACCGATGACGGCGCGATCGCCCGAGGTCTTTTGGCCGATGATTTTGCCGATGACCGTTGATCTAGGGCTGGTGCTGCACTTGCCAATTCTCATGGCGCGCTTTGATTGGGTGATTTGGACCCAACCTTCCTTGGCCACCGCTGCGGCACTGACTATCACTGCTCTTTTGGGCTGGGGGGTAGCCGCATGGGTCTATCTTGGCAAAGCAATTCCCAAACCCGTGCAGTTTCCCCTGCCGTCGGTACAGAATCTGCTGGCCTACGACTTCTATACGCCAAAGCTCTACAGAGCAACGGTGGTGGGAGTGGTGGATATGATTTCCCGCATTACCGCTTGGTTTGATCGCACATTTGTGGACGGGACCGGCAATGCCTTTGGCGTGGTCACTCTTTTGGGGGGCGATCGCCTGAAATATAGTACAACGGGGCAATCCCAAGCCTATATCCTCACCATCTTGATGGGCATTGCCATTTTAGTCATTGCCATTTGTTGGCCACTGCTGGCTTAGTGCTCCATTCATTGAGGTTTCTGCCTATGCTGACGCTGTTAATCGTGTTGCCGGTGATCGGCGCTCTCCTGATGCCGCTGCTGCCAGAGCGAGTCCTACGTTCGGTGGCTTTAGTTATCGCCGGTCTCACCTTTGCCCTGTCCCTCTGGATGCTGACGCAGTTCGATGTTCACCAGAGCGCACTGCAATTTACGGAATTTGTGCCGTGGCTGTTGCCTTTGGGATTGAACTATTCCCTTGGGGTGGATGGTCTCTCGCTGCCCCTGATTGTTT is a window of Thermosynechococcus vestitus BP-1 DNA encoding:
- a CDS encoding NAD(P)H-quinone oxidoreductase subunit F: MLQSFADTVWLIPFYSLAGMVLSLIWSPGITRKTGPRPAGYLNILLTFFSFVHALLATVAIANQPPQYLHWTWLDVAGLHLDIPVEISILTTTALMLITALNLMAQVFAVGYMEMDWGWARFFALLALFEGGMGALVLLDSLFFNYVVLEILTLATYLLIGLWFNQPLVVTGARDAFLTKRVGDLVLLMGVLAIYPLAGSWNYDDLAAWAATAQVNSTLITLICLALIAGPMGKCAQFPLHLWLDEAMEGPIPASILRNAVVVATGAWVLVKLTPVLSLSPVALTALLVIGSVTALGGTLIAIAQVDIKRALSYLVSAYMGWVFIAVGLKEPGLAFVFILTYSLAMAVLMMSIGSIIWNSVTQDLRLLGGLWSRRPISGISFLVGSAGLLAVPPLASFFPQAELLDTAFAQLPWVGGVLLLMNTFAAFSLGRTFCLVWGGEVKPMTARSPEVFWPMILPMTVDLGLVLHLPILMARFDWVIWTQPSLATAAALTITALLGWGVAAWVYLGKAIPKPVQFPLPSVQNLLAYDFYTPKLYRATVVGVVDMISRITAWFDRTFVDGTGNAFGVVTLLGGDRLKYSTTGQSQAYILTILMGIAILVIAICWPLLA